One segment of Candidatus Tanganyikabacteria bacterium DNA contains the following:
- a CDS encoding ATP-dependent transcriptional regulator: NALAAGLPGPVLAAALRAGNSPERVATLLADLGLAGEDASLRQDAVRVRTLGAFRVWRGAAELDRKAWGRKIALQLFHLLVVHRGDLLPKSRIVDLLWPDLEPGVADGTFRVALNALNKALEPDRPSGREPRHIIRQGTAYALRHGDDLSLDVAEFERLLDAAGVLEATGEDPGDVAERALGLYDGDFLAEFIEYGDWCDRERERLAARFADHAVRHARRLLGRGDAEGAARSAGRLLDLDPCAEPAYRLLMAAQYRLGDRTAALRTYERCAETLERELGVEPMPETELLRAAIVERRPAGDLDIR, translated from the coding sequence AACGCCCTCGCGGCGGGCCTCCCCGGGCCGGTGCTGGCGGCGGCCCTGCGGGCCGGCAACTCGCCGGAACGCGTCGCCACGCTCCTGGCCGACCTGGGCCTCGCGGGCGAGGACGCGTCGCTCCGGCAGGACGCCGTCCGCGTCAGGACACTCGGGGCATTCCGGGTCTGGCGCGGCGCGGCCGAACTCGACCGCAAGGCCTGGGGCCGCAAGATTGCGCTCCAGCTCTTCCACCTGCTGGTGGTGCACCGCGGCGACCTCCTGCCCAAGAGCCGCATCGTGGACCTCCTCTGGCCCGACCTGGAGCCGGGTGTGGCCGACGGGACGTTCCGCGTCGCCCTCAACGCGCTCAACAAGGCCCTCGAACCCGATCGGCCGAGCGGCCGGGAGCCGCGGCACATCATCAGGCAGGGCACCGCCTACGCGCTCCGGCATGGCGACGATCTGTCCCTGGACGTCGCCGAGTTCGAGCGATTGCTGGACGCGGCCGGCGTGCTGGAAGCGACCGGCGAGGATCCCGGCGACGTGGCGGAGCGGGCGCTTGGCCTCTACGACGGCGACTTCCTGGCGGAGTTCATCGAATACGGCGACTGGTGCGACCGGGAGCGGGAGCGCCTGGCGGCGCGCTTCGCCGACCACGCCGTGCGGCATGCCCGGCGGCTCCTGGGGCGCGGGGACGCCGAGGGCGCGGCACGTTCGGCCGGCCGCCTGCTCGACCTGGACCCCTGCGCCGAGCCGGCGTATCGCCTCTTGATGGCGGCGCAGTACCGCCTGGGCGATCGCACCGCCGCCCTGCGCACCTACGAGCGCTGCGCCGAGACGCTCGAGCGGGAACTGGGGGTAGAGCCGATGCCCGAGACCGAACTGCTGCGCGCGGCGATCGTAGAGCGGCGGCCGGCCGGCGACCTCGATATCCGATAG